A portion of the Lysinibacillus timonensis genome contains these proteins:
- the glmM gene encoding phosphoglucosamine mutase, which translates to MGKYFGTDGVRGIANSELTPELAFKLGRVGGYVLTKHATGRPKVIIGRDTRISGHMLEGALVAGLLSIGVEVMRLGIISTPGVAYLTRVMNADAGVMISASHNPVADNGIKFFGPDGFKLTDAQEAEVEKILDLEEDTLPRPIGGDLGTVSDYFEGGQKYLSYLKQTVDEDFMGLHVALDCAHGATSSLATHLFADLEADISSMGSSPDGLNINDGVGSTHPEKLAAFVMERGAHVGLAFDGDGDRLIAVDENGKIVDGDQIMFIIGKYLNLKGRLKNNTVVSTVMSNMGFYKALEENGMASVKTAVGDRYVVEEMRKNNYNLGGEQSGHIIMLDFNTTGDGLLTAIQLVNIMKVTKKRLSELASEMAIYPQKLVNVRVTNKHAVTQNEKVANVIEEVEAALAGNGRVLVRPSGTEPLVRVMVEAATEEECESYVNRIATIVSEEMGLTE; encoded by the coding sequence ATGGGAAAATATTTCGGAACGGATGGCGTCCGTGGTATTGCAAATAGTGAATTAACACCTGAGTTAGCTTTTAAGCTAGGACGTGTCGGTGGATATGTATTAACAAAACATGCAACTGGAAGACCGAAAGTAATCATCGGACGTGATACACGTATTTCTGGTCATATGTTAGAGGGAGCATTGGTAGCAGGCTTACTATCCATAGGTGTAGAAGTAATGAGACTGGGTATTATTAGTACACCGGGGGTTGCCTATCTTACTCGTGTTATGAATGCAGATGCTGGTGTCATGATTTCTGCATCACACAACCCTGTAGCAGATAATGGGATTAAATTTTTCGGTCCAGATGGATTTAAACTAACTGATGCTCAAGAAGCTGAGGTTGAAAAAATTCTTGATTTAGAAGAGGATACATTACCACGTCCAATAGGTGGTGATTTAGGAACCGTTAGTGACTACTTCGAAGGCGGTCAAAAATATCTTTCTTATTTAAAACAAACAGTAGATGAAGACTTTATGGGCTTACACGTAGCACTGGACTGTGCACATGGGGCAACTTCTTCGTTAGCAACGCATTTATTTGCAGATTTAGAAGCAGATATTTCATCTATGGGATCTTCACCTGATGGATTAAATATTAATGACGGCGTTGGGTCAACTCACCCAGAGAAACTAGCAGCGTTTGTAATGGAACGGGGTGCGCATGTTGGTTTAGCATTTGATGGGGATGGCGATCGGCTGATTGCGGTTGATGAAAATGGAAAAATCGTCGACGGTGATCAAATTATGTTTATTATAGGTAAATATCTAAATTTAAAAGGTCGTTTAAAAAACAACACTGTAGTATCCACAGTTATGAGCAATATGGGATTTTATAAGGCACTTGAAGAAAACGGAATGGCAAGTGTGAAAACAGCTGTTGGCGATCGATATGTTGTAGAAGAAATGCGTAAAAATAACTATAATTTAGGTGGCGAGCAATCTGGTCATATCATTATGTTAGATTTTAATACAACCGGTGATGGATTGCTTACCGCCATTCAATTAGTAAACATTATGAAGGTCACGAAAAAACGTCTTTCTGAACTTGCTTCTGAAATGGCCATATACCCACAAAAGTTAGTAAATGTTCGAGTGACTAACAAACATGCGGTAACACAAAATGAAAAAGTAGCAAATGTTATAGAGGAAGTGGAAGCTGCTCTTGCGGGTAATGGGCGTGTATTAGTACGACCTTCTGGAACAGAACCACTTGTTCGCGTAATGGTAGAAGCAGCTACTGAAGAAGAATGCGAAAGCTACGTTAACCGTATTGCAACTATTGTCAGTGAAGAAATGGGTTTAACTGAATAA
- a CDS encoding YbbR-like domain-containing protein, which yields MDKLFDSPWILRITALVLAILMFFYVKSLMGEGITSTTNNHVDILTDVPLEVYYDTDNLIVDGLPDTVDVTIEGPIQLVLQAKLQKDYKIFVDLSDKLIGEHRVKVQHEAFSDKLSVKINPEYINVTIEEKVTAELRVEPEMNHSLIDEAYVLNNMTAEPGTVFVTGAKSVIGSINYIKATVTGNPGINASFEQDADVKVLDSNLNKLDVLVEPSTVRVKVDISEYSRDLPISISPVGTPVEGVTVERLTSATESVQVFGQKSIIDGLSELVVEFDVSVIEESGEYEVSLNVPNGASRLSTETIIVLATVSKVETIVDEETAEDIESTNEEPQTEDTIGNNNENNSESNTENNTENNAETESNV from the coding sequence ATGGATAAACTTTTCGATAGTCCTTGGATTTTGAGGATTACTGCATTAGTACTAGCAATATTAATGTTCTTCTATGTAAAATCCTTAATGGGTGAAGGCATTACCTCAACGACAAATAATCATGTGGATATCCTCACTGATGTACCATTAGAAGTATATTATGACACGGATAACTTAATTGTAGATGGTTTACCAGACACAGTAGATGTAACAATAGAAGGTCCAATACAACTGGTCCTACAGGCGAAATTGCAAAAGGATTATAAGATTTTTGTGGACTTATCCGATAAGTTAATCGGCGAACATAGAGTTAAAGTGCAACATGAAGCTTTTTCGGATAAACTTTCTGTGAAAATTAATCCGGAATATATTAATGTAACAATTGAAGAGAAAGTTACTGCAGAGTTACGAGTAGAACCTGAAATGAACCATAGCTTAATTGACGAAGCGTATGTATTAAATAACATGACGGCAGAGCCAGGCACAGTTTTTGTCACAGGGGCAAAAAGTGTAATCGGGAGTATTAATTATATAAAAGCTACCGTAACAGGAAATCCAGGAATTAATGCATCATTTGAACAAGATGCAGACGTAAAAGTCTTAGATAGTAACCTTAATAAGTTAGACGTACTCGTTGAACCTTCAACAGTAAGAGTGAAGGTTGATATAAGCGAATATAGTAGGGATCTTCCAATTTCAATTTCACCTGTTGGAACCCCAGTGGAAGGTGTTACTGTGGAACGACTTACCTCAGCAACAGAGTCGGTTCAAGTGTTTGGTCAGAAATCTATTATTGACGGATTATCAGAACTAGTCGTAGAATTTGACGTGTCAGTAATCGAAGAATCTGGCGAATATGAAGTGAGCTTAAACGTACCAAATGGAGCTTCAAGACTTTCCACAGAAACGATAATTGTACTAGCAACTGTTTCTAAAGTTGAAACAATCGTGGATGAAGAAACTGCTGAGGACATAGAGTCAACTAATGAAGAGCCGCAGACAGAAGATACAATAGGCAATAATAATGAAAACAACTCGGAATCAAATACTGAAAACAATACTGAGAATAATGCTGAAACTGAATCTAATGTGTAA
- the cdaA gene encoding diadenylate cyclase CdaA produces the protein MQIIEQFTDFTPVNVIVSFLDVLLVWYVVYKLLTLIKGTKAVQLLKGLFVIIFARIATEIFGLDTLGWMLQQVIDFGFLAIIIIFTPEIRRALEQLGRGKIFQRSTSQLEDEQSRLVEVMKKAVSYMAKRRIGALISIENETGLNEYIETGIKMNADISSELLINIFIPNTPLHDGAVVLQKSKIAAAACYLPLSESTFISKELGTRHRAALGLSEVTDAITIIVSEETGAVSLTKNGNLYRNLSIEEFETQLRKMWFGPEQDSDLSSKWTWRGKKNG, from the coding sequence ATGCAAATAATTGAGCAATTTACAGATTTCACGCCTGTAAATGTAATTGTAAGTTTTTTAGACGTGCTTCTAGTTTGGTACGTAGTATATAAATTATTAACCCTTATAAAAGGAACCAAGGCAGTCCAATTATTAAAAGGGTTATTTGTTATTATATTTGCAAGAATTGCAACCGAGATATTTGGCCTAGATACACTAGGATGGATGCTACAACAAGTAATTGATTTCGGTTTCTTGGCAATTATTATTATTTTCACACCAGAGATTAGAAGGGCGCTTGAGCAACTTGGCAGGGGTAAAATATTCCAACGCTCAACAAGTCAATTAGAAGATGAACAATCTCGTCTAGTGGAAGTAATGAAAAAAGCAGTCAGTTATATGGCGAAACGTCGAATAGGTGCATTAATCTCAATTGAAAATGAAACAGGCCTTAATGAATATATTGAAACAGGTATTAAGATGAATGCAGATATTAGCTCCGAATTACTAATTAATATTTTCATTCCTAACACACCGTTGCATGATGGCGCAGTCGTTCTCCAAAAATCAAAAATTGCAGCAGCAGCATGTTACTTACCTTTGTCAGAAAGTACGTTCATATCCAAAGAACTAGGTACACGTCACAGAGCCGCCCTGGGTTTGAGTGAAGTAACGGATGCAATAACTATTATTGTCTCTGAGGAAACTGGTGCTGTGAGCCTAACTAAAAACGGTAATCTGTATCGCAATCTTTCAATAGAGGAATTTGAAACTCAATTAAGAAAAATGTGGTTTGGTCCAGAACAAGATTCGGATCTATCCTCTAAGTGGACTTGGAGGGGGAAAAAGAATGGATAA